CGGCGCCCCTGCCCGGGCTCCCGCGCTTCTGCGGCGGATTGGTGGGGTATTTCGGCTATGACACCGTCCGCTACATCGAGCCCCGCCTCGCGCGGGCCGAAAAGGACGACGCCCTGGGGACGCCGGATATCCTGCTGATGCTTTCCGAGCAGCTCGCGGTGGTGGACAATCTGCTGGGCAAGCTGTATCTGGTCGTCTACGCTGATCCGCGGGAGCCGGGCGCATACGCCAAGGCGCGCGGCCGCTTGGCCGGGCTCCTCGCCCGACTGCGCCAGCCGGTGCAGATCCCGGAAAGCGGGCCGTGCCAAGCCGGGCGGGTGACGTGCGAGTTCGCCGAAGACGCCTTCCTCGAGGCGGTGGAGCGGGCCAAGCGTTACATCTTTGAAGGCGACATCATGCAGGTGGTGCTGTCGCAGCGCATGAGCCAGCCGTTCCATGCCTCGCCCCTCGCCCTGTACCGGGCGCTGCGGGGGCTCAATCCATCGCCGTACATGTTTTATTTCGATCTGGCGGGGTTCCACGTGGTCGGGGCGTCGCCCGAGATCCTGGTGCGGCTCGAAGGCGACACGGTCACCGTGCGCCCGATCGCCGGAACCCGGCCCCGCGGCAAGACGCCCGCCGAGGACGCGGCGCTCGCGGCCGAGCTGCTGGCGGATCCCAAGGAGCGGGCCGAGCACGTCATGCTCATGGACCTGGGCCGCAACGACGTGGGACGGGTGGCCCAGACGGGAACCGTTCGGGTCACCGAGAACATGGTGATCGAGCACTACTCCCACGTCATGCACATCGTGTCCAACGTCGAGGGCCGGCTGCGGCCGGGGCTCGGTGCCCTCGACGTGCTCAAGGCCACCTTTCCCGCGGGGACGGTGAGCGGAGCGCCCAAGGTCCGGGCCATGGAGATCATCGACGAGCTGGAGCCTTCCAAGCGCGGGATCTACGCCGGGGCCGTGGGCTACGTGGGCTTCAACGGCGACATGGATCTCGCCATTGCCATCCGGACGGCGGTGGTGAAGGATGCCACGCTCTACGTGCAGGCGGGCGCCGGAATCGTCGCCGACTCGGTGCCGAAGAACGAATGGATCGAGACGCAAAATAAGGCGCGAGCGATCCTGCGGGCCTCCGAGCTGGCCCATGCGGGGTTGGATACGCAGATGGAAGATGGGGGCCTGACGCAAAGGGCGCAGAAGTGAGCGAGCATGATTTTTCCCCGGCACGTCGCAGGCCATTGTTTTGAAGTTCTTTGTGCTCCGGCGTTGAAACGGTTTTTCCCATGTTATTGATGATCGACAATTACGACTCCTTCACCTACAACCTGGTGCAGTACCTGGGC
This portion of the Pelomicrobium methylotrophicum genome encodes:
- the trpE gene encoding anthranilate synthase component I, with product MTELEFNHWAARGYNRVPVVLETLADLDTPLSIYLKLANRPYSYLLESVIGGERFGRYSIIGLPADLRIEVTGHQVALHQRSVLLEQIQTTQPLDFIKDYLGRFKAAPLPGLPRFCGGLVGYFGYDTVRYIEPRLARAEKDDALGTPDILLMLSEQLAVVDNLLGKLYLVVYADPREPGAYAKARGRLAGLLARLRQPVQIPESGPCQAGRVTCEFAEDAFLEAVERAKRYIFEGDIMQVVLSQRMSQPFHASPLALYRALRGLNPSPYMFYFDLAGFHVVGASPEILVRLEGDTVTVRPIAGTRPRGKTPAEDAALAAELLADPKERAEHVMLMDLGRNDVGRVAQTGTVRVTENMVIEHYSHVMHIVSNVEGRLRPGLGALDVLKATFPAGTVSGAPKVRAMEIIDELEPSKRGIYAGAVGYVGFNGDMDLAIAIRTAVVKDATLYVQAGAGIVADSVPKNEWIETQNKARAILRASELAHAGLDTQMEDGGLTQRAQK